In Ignavibacteriales bacterium, the following are encoded in one genomic region:
- a CDS encoding c-type cytochrome, translating to MKNTKLLKAVLVLFSMLLYVDSFAEEEGSMEGVKLFNYFALGVLAIILLMALIYAVHSPSEEELAGEPAKEGAVKKIMHALTRSTPVSQERDIMLDHEYDGIKELNNSVPPWLNYIFIGSLVFGIFYVMHFHVFGTGKTQAEEYGAEMEVARIEMEQLMKSGAFINEENVTFLEDDASLNAGKERFVKDCSPCHGMNGEGNIGPNLTDDYWIHGGKVSNLFLTVKNGVPEKGMIAWGQQLNPKQIQEVISFVMTLHGTNPPNGKAPEGELYVPEKKEGGDSTKTSTDSTKTTKDSTKTSSDTTKNK from the coding sequence ATGAAAAATACAAAACTATTAAAAGCTGTTTTAGTCCTGTTCTCAATGCTTCTTTATGTGGACTCATTTGCAGAAGAAGAGGGATCAATGGAGGGTGTAAAGCTATTCAACTACTTTGCCCTCGGAGTCCTGGCTATAATTCTTCTTATGGCTCTTATTTATGCAGTACACAGTCCCTCTGAGGAAGAACTAGCCGGAGAGCCTGCAAAAGAAGGCGCTGTTAAGAAGATAATGCACGCATTAACCAGATCCACACCTGTTTCCCAGGAGCGTGATATAATGCTCGACCATGAATATGACGGTATCAAAGAGCTTAACAATAGTGTTCCTCCGTGGCTTAATTACATTTTCATCGGATCGCTGGTATTTGGAATATTTTATGTAATGCATTTTCATGTATTCGGGACAGGTAAAACTCAAGCCGAAGAATATGGCGCGGAAATGGAAGTTGCCCGGATAGAAATGGAGCAACTTATGAAGTCAGGTGCATTTATTAATGAGGAGAATGTTACGTTTTTAGAAGATGATGCATCCCTTAATGCCGGGAAGGAACGTTTCGTAAAAGACTGTTCACCGTGTCATGGTATGAATGGAGAAGGAAACATCGGACCTAACTTAACAGATGATTACTGGATACACGGAGGTAAGGTAAGCAACCTCTTCCTTACTGTGAAAAACGGTGTGCCTGAGAAAGGAATGATCGCATGGGGACAACAGTTGAATCCAAAACAGATACAGGAAGTTATCAGCTTTGTTATGACATTGCATGGAACAAATCCTCCGAATGGAAAAGCTCCGGAAGGAGAGCTCTATGTTCCGGAGAAGAAAGAGGGCGGTGACTCGACAAAAACAAGCACAGATTCAACAAAGACAACAAAAGATTCGACCAAAACAAGTTCGGATACAACTAAAAACAAATAG
- a CDS encoding Crp/Fnr family transcriptional regulator translates to MKLPVLEHIHCEYCKSRFKSVFCDLNVEDLENLSLHKTCNIYPKGQIIFWEGNNPQSIFCINEGVVKTSKIGVDGREQILRMAKQGDILGYRSMLTGEPSTVSAVALEDTKVCQIPKENFLKLVQTNSDVSMKLMKLLASELDAAEITIASLAQKQVRERVAETLLMLKEFYGMEDDGKTIKASMSRYDIASIAGTARETATRLLSEFKHDKVIDFDTKRILILNPQKLISIANISD, encoded by the coding sequence ATGAAATTACCGGTTTTAGAACATATACATTGTGAGTATTGCAAGTCCAGGTTCAAATCCGTCTTTTGTGATCTGAATGTTGAAGACCTTGAGAATCTGTCATTACATAAAACATGCAATATCTATCCTAAAGGTCAGATCATATTCTGGGAGGGAAATAATCCCCAGAGTATATTTTGCATTAATGAAGGTGTAGTGAAAACTTCAAAGATTGGTGTTGATGGTAGGGAACAGATATTGAGGATGGCAAAGCAGGGAGATATTCTTGGATACAGATCAATGCTGACGGGAGAACCCAGTACAGTCTCAGCAGTAGCACTTGAGGATACTAAAGTCTGCCAGATTCCAAAGGAAAACTTTCTGAAACTCGTTCAAACTAATTCCGACGTATCAATGAAGTTAATGAAGCTTCTTGCAAGTGAGCTTGATGCTGCTGAGATAACTATCGCCAGTCTTGCGCAAAAGCAAGTGCGCGAAAGGGTTGCTGAGACACTTCTAATGCTAAAGGAATTTTATGGAATGGAGGACGACGGCAAAACAATAAAAGCTTCTATGTCAAGGTACGATATAGCCAGTATAGCGGGAACCGCAAGGGAAACTGCTACAAGACTTCTTTCTGAATTCAAGCATGATAAGGTTATAGATTTTGACACAAAGAGAATCCTCATTTTGAATCCTCAGAAACTCATTTCGATAGCAAACATCTCCGATTAG
- the ccoN gene encoding cytochrome-c oxidase, cbb3-type subunit I gives MQVEKFYYDNKTVKMFAIATVVWGIVGMLVGLIIAFQLVFPELNFGIPYISFGRIRPVHTNAVIFAFVGNAIFMGLYYSLQRLCKARMFSDTLSKVHFWGWQLIIVLAAITLPLGYTTTKEYAELEWPIDILIAVVWVIFAINMFGTIIKRREKHMYVAIWFYIATVITVAVLHIVNSIELPATWLKSYSVYAGVQDALVQWWYGHNAVAFFLTTPYLGLMYYFLPKAAGRPIYSYKLSIVHFWSLIFIYIWAGPHHLLYTTLPDWAQSLGTVFSVMLWAPSWGGMINGLMTLRGAWDRVRENPVLKFMVVAVTAYGMSTFEGPMLSLKNINAIAHFSDWIVAHVHVGALGWNGFLTFGILYWLVPKMWRTNLYSTKLANAHFWIGTLGIIIYVIPMYWAGLVQALMWREFTPDGLLLYPNFLETVRQIIPMYFGRAIGGALYLSGVIMMAYNLVKTAKQGSFLAEEETESPPMVDDLKGQLEPARKHRILEGKPLKFALYATIAILIGGAVEMIPTFIIKSNVPTIESVKPYSPLELQGRDIYMREGCATCHSQMIRPFRFETERYGEYSKSGEYVYDHPFLWGSKRIGPDLHREGKKYPNLWHLNHLEDPTSVSPGSIMPRYPWLLENKLDISTTEAKINTMIKLGVPYPEGYGKTANDDLKKQAEEISADLEKNGVMMNSDKEIIAIIAYLQRLGTDIKVTNDTTKQTNETVNK, from the coding sequence ATGCAAGTGGAGAAATTCTACTACGACAATAAGACTGTTAAAATGTTCGCCATTGCGACTGTGGTATGGGGAATTGTGGGCATGCTTGTCGGGCTTATAATTGCTTTCCAGCTTGTATTTCCCGAGCTTAATTTCGGCATTCCTTACATTTCTTTCGGCAGGATCAGACCTGTACATACCAATGCCGTGATCTTTGCATTCGTTGGGAATGCGATCTTTATGGGTTTGTATTACTCACTCCAAAGGCTTTGTAAAGCCAGGATGTTTAGTGATACACTAAGTAAAGTTCACTTTTGGGGATGGCAATTAATTATCGTTCTTGCCGCAATAACACTCCCCCTGGGATATACTACAACAAAAGAATATGCAGAACTCGAATGGCCAATCGATATCCTGATCGCAGTAGTATGGGTGATATTCGCGATAAACATGTTCGGAACCATAATAAAGAGAAGAGAAAAACATATGTATGTTGCGATATGGTTTTATATTGCAACGGTGATAACAGTAGCTGTGCTTCACATCGTAAATTCCATAGAGCTTCCAGCGACCTGGCTTAAAAGTTATTCGGTATACGCGGGGGTTCAGGATGCATTGGTACAATGGTGGTATGGGCATAACGCGGTGGCATTCTTTTTAACGACGCCATACCTCGGTCTAATGTACTACTTCCTGCCGAAGGCGGCGGGCAGGCCGATATATTCATACAAGTTATCCATTGTGCATTTCTGGTCTCTTATTTTCATCTATATCTGGGCAGGTCCTCACCACTTGCTATATACTACTCTTCCGGATTGGGCACAATCACTCGGTACGGTTTTTTCCGTAATGCTATGGGCGCCATCCTGGGGCGGCATGATAAACGGTCTCATGACCTTACGTGGAGCATGGGATAGGGTTAGAGAAAATCCGGTATTAAAGTTTATGGTGGTGGCAGTAACGGCATACGGTATGTCAACGTTTGAAGGACCTATGCTGTCATTGAAAAATATAAATGCAATAGCACACTTCTCCGACTGGATCGTGGCACACGTGCACGTTGGGGCTCTCGGATGGAACGGGTTCCTTACTTTCGGTATCCTCTACTGGCTCGTACCTAAGATGTGGAGAACCAATCTGTACTCAACAAAGCTGGCAAACGCGCACTTCTGGATCGGAACACTTGGTATTATAATATATGTGATCCCGATGTATTGGGCAGGTCTTGTACAGGCATTAATGTGGAGAGAATTTACTCCGGACGGATTACTGCTTTATCCTAATTTCCTCGAAACTGTAAGACAAATCATCCCGATGTATTTCGGAAGAGCCATCGGCGGTGCACTTTATCTTTCCGGTGTTATAATGATGGCATACAACCTTGTAAAAACGGCGAAGCAGGGCAGCTTCCTTGCCGAAGAAGAGACAGAATCTCCACCTATGGTTGATGACTTGAAGGGACAGCTCGAGCCTGCAAGAAAACACAGGATACTCGAAGGTAAGCCATTGAAGTTCGCACTTTATGCAACTATCGCTATACTTATCGGAGGAGCGGTAGAGATGATCCCTACATTCATAATCAAATCAAATGTTCCTACTATAGAAAGTGTAAAGCCATACTCCCCTCTCGAATTACAGGGTAGAGACATATATATGAGAGAAGGATGCGCAACATGCCATTCACAGATGATACGCCCGTTCAGATTTGAAACGGAAAGATATGGCGAGTATTCGAAATCAGGTGAGTATGTGTACGATCACCCGTTCTTATGGGGATCAAAAAGGATTGGACCTGACTTGCACAGGGAAGGCAAAAAATATCCTAACTTATGGCATTTGAATCACCTTGAAGATCCAACATCGGTATCTCCGGGATCTATAATGCCTAGATACCCATGGCTCCTTGAGAATAAGCTTGACATTTCAACAACCGAAGCCAAGATAAATACAATGATAAAGCTGGGAGTTCCCTATCCTGAAGGATATGGTAAAACTGCTAATGATGATCTTAAGAAGCAGGCTGAAGAAATTTCAGCAGACCTGGAGAAAAATGGTGTTATGATGAATTCCGACAAGGAGATAATTGCAATCATTGCTTATCTGCAAAGACTCGGCACTGACATAAAGGTAACGAACGATACAACCAAACAAACTAATGAAACAGTAAATAAATAG
- the ccoS gene encoding cbb3-type cytochrome oxidase assembly protein CcoS, protein MSAIVVLLGLSILIGGGFLIAFIHAVRSGQYEDKYTPSVRMLFDDSESSEESKTKI, encoded by the coding sequence ATGTCAGCAATCGTTGTATTACTAGGGCTGAGCATATTAATAGGAGGAGGTTTTTTGATCGCGTTTATTCATGCAGTTCGGAGCGGTCAGTATGAAGATAAATATACACCTTCAGTGAGGATGTTATTCGACGATTCAGAAAGTTCAGAAGAAAGTAAAACTAAAATATAA
- the ccoG gene encoding cytochrome c oxidase accessory protein CcoG, producing MEVKAPKKEVSEYQYEYRDHLATINEAGKRIWVYPKKPKGRFYSARTYVSWVLLAFLFAAPFIKINGHPFMMFNFMQRNFILFGLHFGPQDFHLFFLAMITIIVFIVLFTAVFGRVFCGWACPQTIFMEMVFRKIEYWIEGDANQQRKLKTAPWTAGKFFKKLSKNLIFFGIAFLIANTFMAYIVGIDELYNIVTHPPSEHLAGFIAVTGISIAFYGVYSYFREQVCTVVCPYGRLQGVLLDPNTTVIAYDYVRGEPRGKIKKGEERKFGDCIDCHQCVDVCPTGIDIRNGTQLECVNCTACIDACDTVMDKVNFPRGLIRYDSENNIRERIKRRFTGRAIAYSVVLTILLTILIVLLVNRTDVEVSLLRTPGMFFQEQTDGKISNVYNLRLVNKTFDESSVELKLLNKIGEIKIAGEELKVAPQGTSESKLIIILDKDQIPDRNNDLKVGIYSKGEQIDEIETNFMGPGSKTK from the coding sequence TTGGAAGTAAAAGCGCCGAAGAAAGAAGTTTCTGAATATCAATACGAATACCGTGATCACCTTGCAACGATCAATGAAGCAGGCAAGCGCATTTGGGTATATCCAAAGAAACCAAAAGGAAGATTTTACAGCGCGAGAACGTACGTTAGCTGGGTACTGCTCGCATTTCTCTTTGCGGCTCCGTTCATTAAAATAAACGGGCATCCATTTATGATGTTCAATTTCATGCAGAGGAATTTTATTCTGTTCGGATTGCATTTCGGACCTCAGGATTTTCACCTCTTTTTCCTTGCAATGATCACTATAATAGTTTTCATAGTGCTTTTTACAGCGGTTTTTGGAAGAGTATTCTGCGGGTGGGCATGCCCCCAGACGATCTTTATGGAAATGGTATTTCGAAAGATCGAGTACTGGATAGAAGGCGACGCTAACCAGCAGAGAAAACTCAAAACGGCACCCTGGACTGCCGGGAAGTTTTTTAAGAAGCTTTCAAAGAACCTCATTTTCTTTGGAATTGCTTTCTTGATTGCCAATACCTTCATGGCATATATAGTAGGGATAGATGAACTCTATAATATAGTAACTCATCCGCCATCAGAACATTTAGCAGGATTTATTGCCGTAACGGGTATTTCAATAGCTTTCTATGGTGTTTATTCCTATTTCAGGGAGCAGGTATGTACGGTCGTTTGCCCTTATGGAAGACTGCAGGGTGTACTACTCGATCCAAATACTACTGTTATTGCATATGATTATGTCAGAGGGGAGCCTAGGGGAAAGATAAAGAAAGGTGAAGAGAGAAAATTCGGGGATTGCATTGATTGTCACCAATGTGTGGACGTTTGCCCAACCGGAATCGACATCAGGAACGGGACTCAGCTGGAATGTGTAAATTGCACGGCATGTATTGATGCATGTGACACTGTAATGGACAAGGTAAACTTCCCTCGGGGATTGATCCGATACGACTCGGAGAATAATATACGGGAAAGGATCAAAAGAAGATTTACAGGAAGGGCAATAGCGTATTCGGTCGTATTAACGATTTTACTTACGATCCTTATCGTATTACTTGTTAATAGAACGGATGTAGAAGTATCATTGCTTAGAACACCAGGAATGTTCTTCCAGGAACAAACAGATGGGAAAATAAGCAACGTTTATAACCTGAGATTGGTAAATAAAACTTTTGATGAATCTTCCGTAGAGCTTAAACTTCTAAATAAAATAGGTGAGATAAAAATAGCGGGTGAAGAATTAAAAGTAGCACCACAGGGAACATCCGAATCAAAACTTATTATTATACTAGATAAAGATCAGATACCGGACAGGAATAATGACTTAAAGGTTGGCATATACTCTAAAGGCGAGCAAATCGATGAGATAGAAACAAACTTTATGGGACCGGGATCAAAAACCAAATAA
- a CDS encoding VCBS repeat-containing protein, with protein sequence MTRKFIPIFSLIYIFTLDSANSQSFTKITTGTIVTDGRYSEGAYWFDYNNDRYLDLFVGNIVNQNNLLYLNNGDGTFTQITSGSIVNDAGFSYGGCFGDYNNDGYPDMFVENGGSNSNQANFLYINNSGLSFTKITSGNIVTDAGGSWGSATADYDRDGNLDIFVSNFNQNNFLYKGNGDGTFTRITTGDIVNDGGASLGCSWADYDNDGYPDLFVANANFGAGQNNFLYHNNGNGTFTKITTGNIVTDGGNSVGGSWGDYDNDGDIDLYVPNYFNSNNFLYRNDGLGTFTKITTGIIVNDGGSSVGSAWGDYDNDGDLDLFVSNDNNENNALYENNGNGTFTKITNGDIVNDGGRSNGSVWGDYDNDGDIDLFVTNGDQPTSQSNFLYKNDGNSNHWINILCKGINSNRSAIGTKVVLKTNINGNNITQTHGISGQTGYNAQNSLNVEFGLGNASVIDSLIIIWPNGNIEPFANISSNQFVTVTEGQGIVGVNPEGIILPGDYRLEQNYPNPFNPTTEIAFSLPHNAFTELKIFDITGREIASPISMILNAGSHIAQFNSSKVASGTYFYRIKVYRERSNEVVFSDVKKMVVLK encoded by the coding sequence ATGACTAGAAAATTTATACCTATTTTTTCACTGATCTATATTTTCACGCTGGATTCCGCGAATTCCCAGTCATTTACAAAGATAACAACAGGCACCATTGTTACTGACGGAAGGTATTCTGAAGGCGCATACTGGTTCGATTATAATAATGACAGATATCTAGATCTATTCGTAGGGAATATTGTGAATCAGAACAACCTTCTTTATCTAAATAATGGTGACGGGACATTTACTCAGATAACAAGCGGGAGTATTGTCAATGATGCCGGGTTTTCGTATGGAGGATGTTTTGGTGATTATAATAATGACGGGTATCCGGATATGTTTGTAGAAAATGGTGGATCAAATTCCAACCAGGCAAATTTTTTATATATTAACAACTCCGGTCTATCATTCACAAAGATCACTTCCGGCAATATCGTAACAGATGCAGGCGGTTCTTGGGGATCGGCAACGGCAGATTATGACAGGGATGGGAATCTCGATATTTTCGTTTCAAATTTCAATCAGAACAACTTTTTATATAAGGGAAATGGTGATGGGACGTTTACGAGAATAACAACAGGTGATATAGTTAATGACGGCGGTGCTTCATTAGGATGTTCATGGGCAGATTATGATAACGACGGGTATCCTGACCTATTCGTAGCAAATGCAAATTTCGGAGCAGGACAGAATAACTTCTTATACCATAATAACGGTAATGGAACATTTACCAAGATCACGACCGGGAATATAGTAACAGATGGTGGAAATTCTGTAGGAGGAAGCTGGGGTGATTATGATAATGATGGAGATATAGATCTCTATGTGCCCAATTATTTCAACTCAAATAATTTCCTATACAGAAATGATGGTTTGGGAACATTCACTAAAATTACCACCGGGATTATTGTAAATGATGGGGGTTCTTCCGTCGGGTCTGCGTGGGGTGATTACGATAATGACGGAGACCTGGATCTATTCGTCTCGAATGATAATAATGAAAATAATGCCCTCTATGAAAATAACGGGAACGGAACATTCACTAAAATCACTAACGGGGATATCGTAAATGATGGAGGCAGATCGAACGGATCCGTATGGGGCGACTACGATAACGATGGCGACATCGACCTTTTTGTGACAAACGGAGACCAGCCGACCTCACAAAGCAATTTTCTTTATAAGAATGACGGCAACTCAAATCACTGGATAAATATTCTTTGTAAAGGTATAAACTCGAACAGATCGGCTATTGGTACTAAAGTAGTTCTTAAAACAAACATAAATGGAAATAATATAACCCAAACACACGGAATATCCGGACAAACGGGATACAACGCTCAAAATAGCCTTAATGTAGAATTTGGACTTGGAAATGCATCAGTCATTGATAGTTTGATCATTATCTGGCCTAATGGAAACATTGAACCGTTTGCGAATATAAGCTCAAACCAATTCGTAACAGTAACCGAAGGACAGGGAATTGTTGGCGTTAACCCGGAAGGAATCATATTACCAGGAGATTACCGACTCGAACAGAACTATCCAAACCCATTCAATCCAACTACGGAGATTGCATTCTCACTTCCTCACAACGCATTTACAGAATTAAAAATATTCGATATAACAGGCAGAGAGATTGCATCCCCCATCAGTATGATACTTAATGCCGGGTCTCATATAGCTCAATTTAATTCAAGTAAAGTCGCTAGCGGTACATACTTTTATAGGATAAAGGTTTATAGAGAAAGAAGTAACGAAGTAGTTTTTAGCGATGTAAAGAAAATGGTGGTATTAAAGTAA
- a CDS encoding heavy metal translocating P-type ATPase metal-binding domain-containing protein, giving the protein MQKLGEKIVPDEVKCYHCGDKCGNNSIYIEEKFFCCEGCKMVFSILSEKGLCQYYDIESVPGLKQADNIFEKRYDYLDDPDTISSLCNFSGNNFRSVTFFIPTIHCSSCIWLLEKLNKLSPGIISSKVNFLKKELYIQFDDNTTLKEIVVLLARIGYEPTLGLDSISHKNAEKKNDRSLYLKLGVAAFCFGNIMLLSFPEYLSSGEVDASLKSLFAYLMLTLSLPVIFYSALDYFISAFKGIRSKVLNIDVPLSLGIAVLFTRSVVEILVTGDPGFMDSMTGLVFLLLLGKVFKNKTYEALNFERDYTSYFPLSVTIKNGKEELSIPLAKLQKGDRIVVRNNELIPADAILIKSDANIDYSFVTGESEPVKKSSGDVIYAGGRQVGATIELETIKEVSQSYLTQLWNNDTFTSVKNERHISQAANTFSRYFTPAILLIAVAGGLFWLSDGFDIALNVFTAVLIVACPCALAVSLPFTLSNAMRILGKNRLYVKNPSVIENMSYVDTIVFDKTGTITNINDSEINYNGKFLDKNEVALIRSLARNSQHPHSIKLFNKLESEYTYEVADYIEESGNGIRGNILGRKLKLGSRKFVSGLDTENITSSSKVYVSIDGIEYGHFSINNHYRKGLDKNIEGLNNYNLHLLSGDNNSEKENLEKLFGTDTSIHFNMSAHDKLEYIKDLQLKKNTVLMIGDGLNDAGALKQSNIGISVSENINNFTPASDGILESGMFEKLESLIVFSKDSMAIIKISFVLSIFYNIAGLGFALQGLLTPLSAAILMPLSSITITAFGVLAGNFAAKRRRLL; this is encoded by the coding sequence GTGCAAAAACTTGGAGAAAAAATAGTCCCGGATGAGGTAAAGTGTTATCATTGCGGGGATAAGTGTGGCAATAACAGCATTTACATTGAAGAAAAATTCTTCTGCTGTGAAGGCTGTAAGATGGTTTTCTCCATTCTCTCCGAAAAGGGTTTATGTCAATATTACGATATTGAGTCCGTCCCCGGACTAAAGCAAGCAGATAATATTTTTGAGAAAAGATACGATTATCTGGATGATCCCGATACAATAAGTAGTTTATGTAATTTTTCCGGCAATAATTTCCGATCCGTAACTTTTTTTATCCCAACTATTCACTGCTCGAGTTGTATCTGGCTCTTAGAAAAGCTAAACAAACTTAGCCCCGGTATTATTTCCTCAAAAGTAAATTTCCTAAAAAAAGAATTATATATACAATTCGACGACAACACCACTCTTAAAGAGATAGTAGTGTTACTTGCGCGTATCGGATATGAACCTACATTAGGTCTGGATTCAATATCACATAAAAATGCTGAGAAAAAAAATGACAGGTCACTCTATCTGAAGCTCGGAGTCGCGGCATTTTGTTTTGGGAATATAATGTTATTATCATTTCCCGAATACCTTTCGTCAGGCGAGGTTGATGCGTCATTAAAAAGTTTGTTTGCATATTTGATGCTTACTTTATCGTTACCAGTTATATTTTATTCAGCATTAGATTACTTCATCTCTGCATTTAAAGGTATCAGATCAAAAGTTCTCAACATAGATGTTCCCCTCTCATTAGGAATAGCAGTTCTATTTACAAGAAGTGTGGTAGAGATACTCGTAACCGGAGATCCCGGTTTCATGGATTCGATGACAGGATTGGTCTTCCTTCTATTGTTAGGAAAAGTATTTAAAAATAAAACATACGAGGCATTAAATTTCGAGAGAGATTATACTTCATACTTCCCGCTTTCTGTAACGATCAAAAATGGGAAGGAAGAACTTTCCATTCCACTCGCCAAACTGCAAAAGGGAGACAGGATAGTTGTAAGGAATAATGAGCTAATTCCGGCTGATGCAATACTTATTAAAAGTGACGCTAACATTGACTACAGTTTTGTCACTGGTGAATCCGAACCTGTTAAGAAATCATCAGGCGATGTTATTTACGCAGGGGGAAGGCAGGTGGGAGCAACTATAGAGCTGGAAACCATTAAAGAGGTTTCCCAAAGCTATCTAACACAGCTTTGGAATAATGACACCTTCACATCCGTGAAGAACGAGAGACACATTTCACAAGCGGCTAATACATTCAGCAGATATTTTACTCCGGCAATACTATTAATTGCAGTTGCAGGAGGTCTTTTCTGGCTGAGCGATGGTTTTGACATTGCTCTAAATGTGTTCACTGCGGTACTCATTGTCGCATGCCCGTGCGCGCTTGCGGTTTCACTGCCTTTTACTTTGAGCAATGCAATGAGAATACTTGGTAAGAATAGACTCTATGTAAAAAACCCGTCTGTAATTGAAAACATGTCATATGTTGATACGATAGTTTTCGATAAGACGGGAACAATAACAAATATCAATGACAGCGAGATAAACTATAACGGAAAGTTCCTTGATAAGAATGAGGTCGCTCTAATAAGGTCTCTCGCTCGAAATTCTCAGCATCCGCATAGCATTAAACTTTTCAATAAATTGGAAAGCGAATACACATATGAGGTAGCAGATTATATAGAAGAATCAGGTAATGGCATTAGAGGGAATATACTTGGCAGAAAGTTAAAGCTTGGAAGCAGAAAATTCGTTTCGGGGCTGGACACTGAAAACATTACTTCAAGCTCAAAGGTTTATGTTTCGATCGATGGTATAGAATATGGTCATTTCTCAATAAATAATCATTACCGAAAGGGATTAGACAAGAATATCGAGGGACTTAACAACTACAATCTTCATCTTTTATCCGGAGATAATAACAGCGAAAAGGAAAATCTGGAGAAGCTTTTCGGGACTGACACTTCAATACACTTTAATATGTCAGCACACGACAAGCTGGAATATATTAAAGACTTACAACTGAAAAAGAATACAGTATTAATGATAGGTGACGGACTAAATGATGCCGGAGCACTAAAGCAAAGCAATATCGGTATCTCCGTCTCCGAAAATATAAATAATTTTACCCCTGCAAGCGACGGAATCCTCGAAAGCGGTATGTTCGAAAAACTAGAAAGCCTTATTGTTTTCTCCAAGGACAGTATGGCGATCATTAAAATCAGCTTCGTTCTTTCGATATTTTACAATATCGCAGGTCTTGGATTCGCGCTTCAGGGGCTTTTAACACCCTTATCTGCCGCAATATTAATGCCCTTAAGCTCAATCACAATAACAGCATTTGGTGTATTGGCAGGAAACTTTGCAGCAAAAAGAAGGAGATTATTATAA